A stretch of the Glycine soja cultivar W05 chromosome 13, ASM419377v2, whole genome shotgun sequence genome encodes the following:
- the LOC114381680 gene encoding ATP-dependent DNA helicase PIF1-like, with protein sequence MAHVVATFLFFYANTHEQRHIFDSIINAVNRGAGGMFFLYGYGGTGKTFMWKTLASTLRSKGDIMLTIASSWITSLLLPYDKTAHSKFSIPVPTLQNSMSNIHQGTEQAELLKATKLIIWDEAPMAHRYCFEALDKTLSDIMCMSNSDNVPFGGKVVVFGGDFRQILPDIPRGSRSDIVHATINASYLWDYCTVLKLTKNMCLQSNLTLTNSQEIKSFSQWLIDVGDGKLGKSDDGCYEIKIPPDLLITSFTDPIEAIVNHTYPDIQKKYKDEEFLKSRSILATKNEVVDQINDYVLNIIRGEEKGYFSYDSIDMTNAAATKAFEAITLEFLHSLKTS encoded by the coding sequence ATGGCTCATGTAGTAGCTACCTTCCTTTTTTTCTATGCAAATACACATGAACAGAGGCATATCTTTGATAGTATCATTAATGCTGTCAATAGAGGCGCTGGTGGAATGTTTTTCCTATATGGGTATGGAGGTACTGGGAAGACCTTTATGTGGAAGACATTAGCTTCTACATTACGTTCAAAAGGTGATATTATGTTAACTATTGCGTCAAGTTGGATAACATCATTGTTATTACCATATGACAAAACTGCACATTCAAAATTTTCTATTCCTGTGCCTACATTACAAAACTCAATGTCTAATATCCACCAAGGTACAGAACAGGCTGAACTATTAAAGGCAACCAAATTGATTATATGGGATGAGGCTCCTATGGCTCATAGGTATTGTTTTGAGGCATTAGATAAGACATTGAGTGACATCATGTGTATGTCTAATTCTGACAATGTTCCATTTGGTGGAAAAGTTGTAGTATTTGGAGGTGATTTCAGGCAAATTCTTCCTGACATTCCTAGAGGAAGTAGATCAGATATAGTGCATGCTACTATAAATGCCTCATACCTGTGGGACTACTGTACTGTCTTGAAGCTGACAAAAAATATGTGTTTGCAGTCGAACCTCACATTGACAAATTCACAAGAAATCAAGAGCTTTTCCCAGTGGCTGATAGATGTTGGTGATGGGAAACTAGGCAAAAGTGATGATGGCTGTTATGAGATAAAAATTCCACCTGATCTTTTAATAACAAGCTTCACCGATCCTATTGAAGCAATTGTAAACCATACCTACCCAGATATCCAGAAGAAGTATAAAGATGAGGAATTTCTCAAATCCAGATCTATACTTGCTACAAAAAATGAGGTTGTAGACCAAATCAATGACTATGTATTAAACATTATCCGAGGGGAAGAAAAGGGGTATTTCAGCTATGACTCAATTGACATGACAAATGCTGCAGCAACTAAAGCTTTTGAAGCAATTACACTAGAGTTTCTACATTCATTAAAGACATCATGA